From a single Nicotiana tomentosiformis chromosome 2, ASM39032v3, whole genome shotgun sequence genomic region:
- the LOC138905334 gene encoding uncharacterized protein, whose protein sequence is MSSPPVVPSTSTVAMPPPLSSGPSAVVPSTSTLRPMPIPTHPLSALRVSQILASLNNWMQTATAKLSDLSSAVVAQSSTSTTQIPPTVEATLKKILENQTTIMNTLVAHGSVIEELGKQVKKMRKSHASKKSVDDLPFDLLVGLDPPASAALAAPSIPVAPAGQSEEPDMAADTAEAVRQMFTHPVTPRAEDDEIQLEETEGGDAALDITI, encoded by the coding sequence ATGTCTTCCCCTCCAGTAGTGCCTTCTACCAGTACAGTTGCCATGCCACCACCTCTTTCTTCAGGACCTTCAGCAGTAGTTCCCTCCACCTCGACTTTAAGGCCGATGCCTATACCCACTCATCCACTatctgcactgcgagtctcccagatactagcgagcctcaacaattggatgcagacagctactgcaaagctgtctgacttatccagtgCTGTTGTAGCACAGTCATCCACCTCGACAACCCAAATTCCTCCAACAGTGGAGGctacattgaagaagatcttggaaaaccaaaccaccatcatgaacaccttggtagcacatggatcagtgattgaggagctggggaagcaggtaaagaaaatgagaaAATCCCATGCGTCCAAGAAATCAGTTGATGATCTTCCATTCGATTTGCTCGTAGGGTTAGACCCACCAGCATCAGCAGCTCTAGCAGCACCATCtattccagtggcaccagctggccagtctgaggagccagacatggctgccgacactgctgaggcgGTGCGACAGATGTTCACCCACCCAGTTACTCCCAGAGCCGAGGATGATGAAATCCAGTTAGaggagactgagggcggtgacgCTGCTCTAGACATAACCATTTAG